A part of Entelurus aequoreus isolate RoL-2023_Sb linkage group LG10, RoL_Eaeq_v1.1, whole genome shotgun sequence genomic DNA contains:
- the LOC133659401 gene encoding claudin-8-like, producing MVEGIPEIAAMCIGLVGLIGAAATTGMPMWKVTAFIGENIIVMETRWEGLWMNCYRQANIRMQCKVYDSLLFLPAELQAARGLMCCSVALSGLGLMIAMLGLRCTSCFQGNKRAKNVILSVAGGMQLLACVCVFIPVSWTGHVIIRDFYNPLLIDAQRRELGDALYIGWVTGAVLFCSALLFICSRQTSDKRSNALYHPPHLLGYNTPPRNPNPMMYQPISSVSSLRSNIYQPSLQRSSDAHQLVNPQIVTSDAARATLPVLLNPGRPESATLLYQGSAVHHPSMRSSNPLGKLYTPVNSLYMSQSSAPYTLAYDPSLSYQSSFQPTPQAPVFIPYIASRIEPGSHSGSGAGMYI from the coding sequence ATGGTTGAAGGAATTCCCGAGATAGCCGCCATGTGCATCGGCCTGGTGGGGCTGATCGGcgcggccgccaccaccggcatGCCCATGTGGAAGGTAACGGCGTTCATCGGGGAGAACATCATCGTCATGGAGACCCGCTGGGAAGGCCTGTGGATGAACTGCTACCGCCAGGCGAACATAAGGATGCAGTGTAAGGTGTACGACTCGCTCCTGTTCCTGCCTGCCGAGCTCCAGGCCGCCAGGGGTCTCATGTGCTGCTCGGTGGCCTTGTCTGGACTTGGGCTCATGATAGCCATGTTGGGGCTACGTTGCACTTCCTGTTTCCAGGGTAACAAAAGGGCAAAGAATGTGATCCTGTCGGTGGCAGGTGGCATGCAGCTCCTGGCTTGTGTCTGCGTCTTCATCCCCGTGTCGTGGACTGGTCATGTGATCATCCGGGACTTCTACAACCCGTTGTTAATTGACGCCCAGAGAAGAGAACTCGGGGATGCCCTTTACATCGGCTGGGTGACGGGAGCcgttcttttctgctctgccttgTTGTTCATCTGCAGTCGTCAGACCTCGGACAAAAGGTCAAATGCTCTTTACCACCCGCCACACTTGCTCGGATACAACACGCCGCCGAGGAACCCCAATCCGATGATGTATCAGCCCATTTCAAGTGTTTCCAGCCTTAGATCCAACATCTACCAACCATCCCTGCAGCGCAGCTCTGACGCACATCAGCTGGTCAATCCTCAAATAGTGACAAGCGATGCCGCACGAGCCACACTGCCGGTCCTCCTGAACCCAGGCCGGCCTGAAAGCGCAACGCTCTTGTATCAAGGCAGCGCGGTCCATCATCCGTCCATGAGAAGCTCTAACCCACTCGGAAAGCTGTACACGCCAGTCAACTCCTTGTACATGAGCCAGAGCAGCGCGCCGTACACGCTGGCGTACGATCCTTCCCTGTCCTACCAGTCCAGTTTCCAGCCCACACCTCAAGCTCCGGTGTTCATTCCATACATAGCTTCAAGAATTGAACCAGGGTCTCACAGTGGGAGCGGCGCAGGCATGTACATATGA